In Candidatus Omnitrophota bacterium, a single genomic region encodes these proteins:
- a CDS encoding NifU family protein, protein MKEKVEKALNKVRPMLAADGGDVALIDVTKDGVVKLKLTGSCGCCPMSQMTLKMGIERILREEVPEIKEVIAI, encoded by the coding sequence ATGAAAGAAAAAGTTGAGAAAGCTCTAAATAAAGTGCGCCCGATGCTGGCTGCTGACGGAGGAGACGTAGCGCTTATCGATGTAACAAAGGACGGAGTGGTGAAGCTTAAATTGACCGGTAGCTGCGGGTGCTGCCCGATGAGCCAAATGACATTAAAGATGGGTATTGAGAGGATCTTGAGAGAAGAAGTCCCCGAAATAAAGGAAGTAATCGCAATATAA
- a CDS encoding homoserine O-acetyltransferase — translation MKSKGLGIVKEQYFEFADSPHELKLESGQKLGPITLAYETYGQLSQNSDNAILVAHALSGDAHAAGFHEGDKEPGWWDAMIGPGKALDTDKYFVICSNVIGGCKGSTGPSSINPESGKPYALDFPVITIADMVKAQKHLIDHLGIKKLLCVIGGSMGGMQALQWVASYPENVCSSIPIATALKHSPQQIAFDEVGRQSVMADPNWDNGNYYGKAEPDRGLAVARMIGHITYMSDQSMEEKFSRRLKDKNYSFKFTADFEVEGYLKYRGENFVKRFDANSYLYITKAMDYFDLSQGKLFPRDKKINLRFLVIAFKSDWLYPSYQSQEIVRQLKTRGLDATYCEIKSTYGHDAFLVEIEEQTRLIKHFLKKTYNG, via the coding sequence AAGAACAATATTTTGAATTCGCTGATAGTCCCCATGAACTTAAGCTTGAGTCGGGACAAAAATTGGGTCCGATCACTCTTGCATATGAAACTTATGGCCAGCTTAGCCAAAATTCGGATAATGCCATATTAGTCGCACATGCCCTTTCGGGAGACGCGCATGCCGCTGGTTTTCATGAAGGCGATAAAGAACCCGGCTGGTGGGATGCGATGATCGGACCAGGCAAAGCCCTTGATACTGATAAATACTTTGTAATTTGTTCTAATGTAATCGGAGGATGCAAGGGCAGCACAGGACCGTCCTCTATAAATCCTGAATCGGGGAAACCCTATGCTCTGGATTTTCCGGTAATAACTATTGCAGATATGGTAAAGGCCCAGAAGCACCTGATTGACCATCTGGGGATAAAAAAATTATTATGTGTCATAGGCGGGTCTATGGGCGGGATGCAGGCCTTACAGTGGGTTGCTTCATACCCTGAGAATGTATGTTCGTCAATACCTATTGCTACAGCCTTGAAACATTCGCCACAACAAATAGCTTTTGATGAGGTTGGCCGGCAGTCTGTGATGGCTGATCCGAACTGGGATAACGGCAATTATTACGGTAAGGCAGAGCCCGACAGGGGCCTTGCTGTTGCCCGTATGATCGGCCATATAACATATATGAGCGATCAGTCAATGGAAGAGAAATTCTCCCGGCGCCTTAAGGACAAGAATTATAGCTTTAAATTTACAGCTGATTTCGAGGTAGAGGGGTATTTAAAATACAGGGGAGAGAATTTTGTAAAAAGATTTGATGCAAATTCCTATCTGTATATAACCAAGGCTATGGATTATTTTGACCTTTCACAAGGGAAATTGTTCCCGCGGGATAAAAAAATTAACTTAAGATTTCTTGTCATAGCGTTTAAATCCGACTGGCTTTATCCTTCTTACCAGTCCCAGGAGATAGTGCGCCAGTTAAAGACAAGGGGCCTGGATGCAACATATTGTGAGATAAAGTCGACTTACGGCCATGATGCGTTTTTAGTGGAGATAGAAGAGCAAACGCGTTTGATCAAGCATTTCTTAAAAAAGACTTACAACGGTTAA
- a CDS encoding DUF1805 domain-containing protein yields the protein MSVTVKKIRAGKKYIDALVVKLQSKNLVLIRGSRGYIMCGYLDLGAAEKFKDTAVVVKGVEDIDDVLKSKVYSCTSEASKLGIYAGQPIKDILEIIC from the coding sequence ATGTCTGTTACGGTAAAGAAGATAAGGGCCGGCAAAAAGTATATCGATGCCCTGGTAGTAAAACTCCAGAGCAAGAACTTGGTCCTGATAAGAGGTTCCCGTGGGTATATTATGTGCGGGTATCTTGACTTAGGTGCCGCCGAGAAATTTAAGGATACTGCAGTGGTTGTCAAAGGTGTTGAAGATATTGATGACGTATTAAAATCTAAGGTATATTCTTGCACGAGCGAAGCTTCAAAATTAGGCATATATGCAGGGCAACCGATAAAGGATATATTAGAAATCATCTGCTAA
- the mnmA gene encoding tRNA 2-thiouridine(34) synthase MnmA encodes MKKRVVVAMSGGVDSSVAAALLCGKGYEVIGLTMCFNLSEEGKRRRIPCCGIEGIEDARRVAHKLKIRHYVVNMQKYLKRYVIDDFIQEYSAGRTPNPCVRCNQFLKFDILLKKALSLDAEYLATGHYARIEKVTSRQPSAVSFKLRKGKDKNKDQSYFLYRLNQAQLKHILFPLGGYTKQEVRSLARDFGLAVADKAGSQEICFLPDDDYRVFIKGKIKGDATGDIIDGKGNILGRHRGIAYYTIGQRQGLGIALGYPAYIIGIEAKTNRIIIGPKAQALSKSFMVKECHFIADFPEKKIAAKVKIRYNHKEAPADIYPMGEKIRVAFKKAQFAVTCGQSAVFYDKDTVLGGGIIDCIQERKEK; translated from the coding sequence ATGAAGAAAAGAGTAGTGGTAGCCATGAGCGGGGGGGTTGATTCTTCAGTTGCTGCTGCCCTTCTTTGCGGCAAAGGCTATGAAGTTATCGGCCTTACAATGTGTTTCAATTTATCTGAAGAGGGTAAGAGGCGCAGGATCCCATGCTGCGGTATTGAAGGCATAGAGGATGCAAGAAGGGTCGCACACAAGCTTAAGATCAGGCATTACGTTGTTAATATGCAAAAGTATTTGAAAAGATACGTTATTGATGATTTTATCCAGGAATATTCTGCAGGCAGGACTCCTAATCCTTGCGTCAGGTGTAATCAATTCCTTAAATTTGATATATTGTTGAAGAAGGCACTTTCTTTGGATGCAGAATATCTTGCTACCGGGCATTATGCGCGCATCGAAAAAGTCACCAGCCGTCAGCCGTCAGCCGTCAGCTTTAAGCTAAGAAAAGGCAAAGATAAGAATAAAGATCAGTCTTATTTTCTCTATCGATTGAATCAGGCGCAATTAAAACACATATTATTCCCTTTGGGGGGCTATACAAAACAGGAAGTAAGAAGCTTGGCTAGAGATTTTGGTTTAGCTGTTGCTGATAAGGCAGGGAGCCAGGAGATATGCTTTTTACCGGATGATGATTACAGAGTTTTTATAAAGGGGAAAATTAAAGGCGATGCCACAGGGGATATTATAGATGGCAAAGGTAACATATTGGGCAGACATAGGGGTATAGCCTATTATACTATAGGCCAAAGGCAGGGTTTAGGGATTGCTTTAGGTTACCCTGCATATATAATTGGCATCGAAGCCAAAACTAACAGGATAATAATCGGGCCAAAAGCCCAGGCTTTAAGCAAGTCTTTTATGGTGAAAGAATGCCATTTTATAGCCGATTTCCCGGAAAAGAAGATTGCTGCAAAAGTCAAGATAAGGTATAATCACAAAGAGGCTCCTGCGGATATCTATCCTATGGGTGAAAAAATAAGAGTAGCTTTTAAAAAAGCGCAGTTTGCCGTTACTTGCGGGCAGTCGGCTGTTTTTTATGACAAGGATACTGTTTTAGGCGGCGGGATTATAGATTGCATTCAGGAGAGAAAGGAAAAATGA
- the nifS gene encoding cysteine desulfurase NifS, with product MKRTYLDYAATTPADNEVVEAMKPYFSEKFGNPSSIHSFGQEAKQAIEKSRRDLADFLGAKPEEIVFTSGGTESDNYAIEGVAYALEKKGNHIITSAIEHHAITECCSFLEKRGFKVTYVKVDKYGLLDPSDIKKAITDKTILISVMHANNEIGTIQPVAEIGRIAQENNICFHTDAVQTVGHIPVNVNDLGVDMLSLSAHKFYGPKGVGALYIRKGTRINRFLHGGDQENGRRASTHNTTGIVGLGKAIELCSSKMNAEAKFQAKLRDKLIREIPKRIPESYLNGHDVKRLPNNVNFSIKYIEGESMLLNLDMLGIAASTGSACTSTSLEPSHVLLAIGLPHEIAHGSIRLTLGRWTKEEDIDYILEHLPKIAAKLRAMSPLYEKK from the coding sequence ATGAAAAGAACATATCTTGATTATGCAGCAACCACCCCGGCCGACAATGAAGTAGTAGAGGCGATGAAGCCGTATTTCTCTGAAAAGTTTGGCAATCCTTCCAGCATACATTCATTCGGGCAGGAAGCAAAGCAGGCTATAGAAAAAAGCCGCAGGGATTTGGCTGATTTCTTAGGCGCAAAACCGGAAGAGATAGTTTTTACTTCCGGAGGTACCGAGTCTGACAATTATGCGATTGAAGGCGTAGCCTACGCCTTGGAAAAAAAGGGCAACCATATTATAACCAGCGCAATAGAACACCACGCAATTACTGAATGCTGCAGTTTTCTGGAGAAAAGAGGGTTCAAGGTTACTTATGTAAAAGTCGATAAATACGGCTTACTTGATCCGTCAGATATCAAGAAAGCAATTACTGATAAGACGATATTGATTTCAGTCATGCATGCAAATAATGAAATCGGCACTATCCAGCCTGTCGCTGAAATAGGCAGGATAGCTCAAGAGAACAATATATGTTTTCATACCGATGCTGTGCAGACTGTCGGCCACATCCCGGTTAATGTCAATGATCTGGGAGTAGATATGTTATCGTTGTCAGCCCATAAATTTTATGGCCCAAAAGGCGTGGGGGCGCTATATATTAGGAAAGGCACGCGCATAAACAGGTTCTTGCATGGCGGTGACCAGGAAAATGGCAGGCGTGCTTCTACTCATAATACAACCGGCATAGTCGGTTTAGGCAAAGCCATAGAATTATGCAGCAGTAAAATGAATGCAGAAGCAAAATTTCAGGCCAAATTAAGGGATAAACTGATAAGAGAAATCCCCAAAAGGATACCCGAATCATATCTTAACGGGCATGATGTAAAACGGTTACCGAATAATGTCAATTTCTCCATAAAATACATTGAAGGCGAATCAATGCTGCTTAACTTGGACATGCTTGGGATTGCCGCTTCTACCGGTTCAGCCTGTACCTCTACTTCACTTGAGCCGTCTCATGTACTATTGGCTATAGGGTTACCGCATGAAATAGCTCACGGTTCAATAAGGCTGACTCTGGGAAGATGGACCAAGGAAGAAGACATTGATTATATTCTGGAGCACCTGCCGAAAATTGCTGCAAAATTGCGCGCAATGTCCCCTCTTTATGAGAAAAAATAA
- the larE gene encoding ATP-dependent sacrificial sulfur transferase LarE, with the protein MAAKIKKLEKIIKDMDSALLAYSGGLDSTFLLKVASKVLGTSLIAVTAKSETYPEYELRSAKKSARKLKVRHIIIKTNELKDPRFSANPKNRCYFCKKELFSLLLKLAKKNNTRFVIDASNLTDKKDYRPGSVAKKELGIRSPLQEAGFTKDDIRSASKMLGLDVWDKPAFACLASRIPYGDYITPKLLKRIEYAESLIRGLGFRQNRVRDYGRQCRIEVPLEDLQRLLKSRDLVIGKFKKLGYNYITLDLEGYRSGSMNTVLKKDKL; encoded by the coding sequence ATAGCTGCAAAAATTAAAAAATTAGAAAAAATAATCAAAGACATGGATTCAGCGCTCCTTGCGTATTCAGGCGGACTCGATAGCACTTTTTTACTCAAGGTTGCTTCGAAGGTATTAGGCACCAGCCTTATTGCGGTGACGGCAAAATCCGAAACTTATCCCGAATACGAACTTAGGTCTGCTAAAAAAAGCGCACGTAAGCTGAAAGTCAGGCATATTATTATCAAGACCAATGAGCTGAAGGACCCCAGGTTCAGCGCAAACCCCAAGAACAGGTGTTATTTTTGTAAAAAAGAATTATTTTCGCTTCTCTTAAAACTAGCTAAGAAGAATAATACCAGATTTGTTATAGACGCAAGTAACCTGACTGATAAAAAAGATTACCGTCCCGGAAGCGTAGCTAAGAAAGAGCTGGGAATACGTTCTCCGCTGCAGGAAGCAGGCTTTACTAAAGACGATATCCGTTCTGCATCTAAGATGCTTGGCCTGGATGTATGGGATAAGCCGGCTTTTGCTTGCCTGGCATCCAGGATCCCTTACGGCGATTACATAACTCCAAAATTACTTAAACGCATTGAGTATGCCGAAAGCCTGATAAGAGGCCTTGGCTTTAGGCAGAACAGAGTCAGGGACTACGGCCGTCAGTGCAGGATTGAAGTGCCGCTTGAGGATTTGCAGAGATTATTAAAATCAAGGGATTTAGTGATAGGAAAATTTAAAAAGCTGGGTTATAATTACATAACGCTTGATTTAGAGGGTTATCGCAGCGGCAGCATGAATACAGTTTTAAAGAAGGATAAGTTATGA
- a CDS encoding peptidylprolyl isomerase: MKKLLFFSILSLAFFATRGFAEGGDIVVLETNQGRIEIKLMPDIAPKACQNFRTLVEEGYYNGLIFHRVIKGFMIQGGDPTGTGMGGVSIWGKPFADEVSINVAFDKPGLVAMANSGPNTNMSQFFITTAMTPWLNMRHTIFGEVISGYDVVQNIENVATDASNKPITRQVITKAYLK; this comes from the coding sequence ATGAAAAAGCTGCTGTTTTTTTCTATTCTTTCTTTAGCTTTTTTTGCCACCCGCGGCTTTGCAGAAGGAGGAGATATCGTGGTATTAGAAACCAACCAAGGCAGGATTGAAATAAAACTTATGCCTGATATAGCGCCTAAGGCATGCCAGAATTTTAGAACGCTTGTTGAAGAAGGATATTATAACGGCTTAATCTTTCATCGGGTCATCAAGGGTTTTATGATACAAGGAGGAGACCCTACAGGTACAGGTATGGGAGGGGTTTCTATCTGGGGTAAGCCTTTTGCGGATGAAGTGAGTATTAATGTTGCATTTGATAAGCCGGGGTTGGTCGCTATGGCTAATTCCGGGCCGAATACAAATATGAGCCAGTTTTTTATTACCACAGCCATGACCCCATGGCTTAATATGCGCCATACAATATTTGGCGAGGTAATTTCAGGTTATGATGTTGTCCAGAATATTGAGAATGTAGCTACAGACGCCTCTAATAAGCCTATCACCAGGCAAGTGATAACAAAAGCTTATTTGAAATAA
- a CDS encoding ATP-dependent helicase — protein sequence MAKVIDYSSELNKAQLQAVESTRGPYLVIAGAGSGKTRVLVYRVAYLVENGVSPEEILLLTFTRKAAEEMLRRASLLLDNRCQRVSGGTFHSFANLMLRRYAKFLSMPSNFTILDQSDAEDAINLMRAQLGLNKTEKRFPRKKAVHEIISKSINKAQPIEDVLYEEYPHFMEWTEEIKNIRDSYNKYKASKFLLDYDDLLIYFRDLLVKNEDIRVKLSKRFKYIMVDEYQDTNKLQAFIACLLASEHHNIMVVGDDAQSIYSFRGANFRNILDFPKIFKEAKIITLEENYRSTQKILNLTNDVIRYSKEGFEKNLYTKRKGGSKPVYIETRDENGQSKFIADKILELREEGVELKDIAVLFRSGWHSNDLEIELSSRDIPFAKYGGQKFVEAAHIKDIVSYLRIMHNASDEISWHRILLLMRGVGSKTATQIINEILVHKQYSGIDSKFTRKIEDLRALFEIFHGLDDCSLTKPAELIRIFMKHYEPLLKEKYDDFNKRLGDLDSLIRIASRYDSLENFLVDLALEPPERNIIEAGLRDKDDSGVTLSTIHSAKGLEWHTVFIIYVAEGHLPSYLSLEDEEAIEEERRLFYVASTRAKENLFLLKPHIDRAPRNYFDNAGSVITEVSRFLREADIMDKHLDILEMQHYAEHNYATGKNGMLEMMKDYFRYIDDI from the coding sequence ATGGCTAAAGTCATAGATTATTCCAGCGAGTTAAATAAAGCCCAATTACAGGCTGTTGAGTCTACCCGGGGGCCGTATCTGGTTATAGCCGGAGCAGGCAGCGGCAAGACAAGGGTATTGGTATATAGGGTCGCCTATCTGGTTGAAAACGGGGTAAGCCCGGAAGAGATACTCTTGCTTACTTTTACGCGCAAGGCTGCTGAGGAGATGCTCAGGCGCGCAAGTTTATTATTGGATAACCGTTGCCAGAGGGTCTCAGGCGGGACTTTTCATTCTTTCGCCAACCTGATGCTCAGGAGGTATGCCAAATTCCTGAGTATGCCGTCTAACTTTACCATATTAGACCAATCTGATGCCGAAGACGCCATCAATCTTATGCGTGCGCAGCTGGGGCTCAATAAGACAGAAAAGCGTTTCCCGCGCAAAAAAGCCGTTCATGAAATAATTTCAAAGAGCATTAATAAGGCACAACCGATTGAAGATGTGCTATATGAAGAATACCCTCATTTTATGGAATGGACGGAGGAGATAAAAAATATCAGGGACAGCTATAATAAATATAAGGCGTCTAAATTCCTTCTGGACTATGACGATCTGCTGATATATTTCAGGGACCTTCTTGTTAAGAATGAAGATATCCGTGTCAAACTTTCCAAAAGATTTAAATATATTATGGTGGATGAGTACCAGGATACAAATAAGCTGCAGGCTTTTATAGCCTGTTTATTAGCAAGCGAGCACCATAATATTATGGTCGTAGGTGATGATGCGCAGAGTATTTATTCTTTTAGAGGCGCCAATTTCAGGAATATACTCGATTTCCCGAAGATCTTCAAGGAAGCCAAAATCATTACCCTTGAAGAGAATTACCGTTCGACACAGAAGATACTCAATCTTACTAATGATGTCATACGTTATTCTAAGGAAGGGTTTGAAAAGAACCTCTACACCAAGAGAAAAGGCGGCTCAAAGCCTGTTTATATTGAGACAAGAGATGAGAACGGCCAATCAAAGTTTATCGCCGATAAGATACTTGAGCTAAGGGAAGAAGGCGTAGAGCTTAAAGATATAGCTGTATTGTTCCGTTCAGGATGGCATTCTAACGATTTAGAGATAGAACTTTCTTCAAGGGATATACCTTTTGCTAAATACGGAGGGCAGAAGTTTGTAGAGGCAGCGCATATAAAAGATATAGTTTCGTATCTGAGGATCATGCATAATGCAAGCGATGAAATAAGCTGGCACAGAATACTCCTTTTAATGAGAGGCGTCGGCTCAAAGACAGCTACTCAGATTATTAATGAGATATTGGTGCATAAACAGTATTCCGGGATAGATTCAAAGTTTACCAGGAAAATAGAAGACCTTAGGGCGCTCTTTGAGATATTTCACGGGTTAGATGATTGCTCTTTGACCAAACCCGCGGAGCTTATACGTATTTTTATGAAGCATTATGAGCCGCTGCTTAAGGAGAAATACGATGATTTTAATAAGAGGTTAGGCGATTTGGATTCTTTAATAAGGATAGCTTCCAGGTATGATTCGCTTGAGAATTTCCTTGTAGACTTAGCACTCGAGCCTCCGGAGAGAAACATAATAGAAGCAGGCTTAAGAGATAAAGATGATTCCGGAGTTACTTTGTCCACGATACATTCTGCTAAAGGCCTTGAATGGCATACTGTTTTCATAATCTACGTTGCTGAAGGGCACCTGCCTTCTTATTTAAGCCTTGAAGACGAAGAAGCTATAGAGGAAGAACGAAGATTGTTTTATGTCGCATCAACCCGGGCAAAAGAGAACCTGTTTTTGTTAAAACCGCATATTGACAGAGCCCCCAGGAATTATTTTGATAATGCAGGTTCTGTGATAACCGAGGTATCCCGTTTTTTGCGGGAGGCAGATATCATGGATAAACACCTTGATATATTAGAGATGCAGCACTATGCGGAGCATAACTACGCGACCGGCAAAAACGGAATGCTGGAGATGATGAAAGACTATTTTCGTTATATCGATGATATTTAA
- a CDS encoding TonB-dependent receptor, whose product MLKLKVRAVFFSFILLFISSYARADFSQELEPIVITKSRVHLLHPFTLSQDAQETALFGSFIQELQKLPLDLQSRSPLGTVQTDFSLRGSTFQGVLMLLNGQRINDPQTAHHNSDIPLTKEDIQGIEVIPGVGSSIYGPDAIGGAININIKEPEANHTVLESAIGNYQSGYGLFSLSRKNDTSGIRFSLQRDESTGFYTDTDSKAFTTSLSAKHGFDRGKFNFFMGYQEKEFGAYDFYTPYSGYLSKEWTKTYLLNTGSDFDMDGLIIRPNVIWRRHYDKFELDKTHTRSNYLNHHRTDMYTPGIYFQKETRNLGKLGAGFEYGQEIINSTNLGKHDRQHKSVFFDDSVNLFENVLFGLSARIDDYDSFDEVATGSISMRYILDKINSFSLGLSKSTRIPSFTELYYSDPVTLGNPGLSAEESLNYQLGYDFNNGAYQAGMQVFFREEEDFIDWVKRSPLQAKWQVENISNAQVSGLESYFNSRLNDLVKIESNYAYINKRIQDDGLLYKYGPNYMRHLVNIYSIFGFDFGQQVIGFTYKKKPGRRGWLIMNTAFSYDINRNCKLFFKVSNLLNVEYQEIAGIPQPGRSFEAGVRFKW is encoded by the coding sequence ATGCTGAAATTAAAAGTAAGGGCGGTTTTTTTTAGTTTTATTTTGTTGTTTATCAGTTCATATGCCCGGGCTGATTTCAGCCAGGAACTTGAGCCCATTGTAATTACTAAATCCAGGGTTCACCTTCTGCATCCTTTCACCCTGAGCCAGGATGCCCAAGAAACAGCATTATTCGGCTCTTTCATCCAAGAACTGCAAAAGCTGCCTTTAGACCTTCAAAGCCGTTCTCCTCTGGGAACGGTACAAACTGATTTTTCTTTGCGAGGCTCAACATTCCAGGGTGTTTTAATGCTCTTAAATGGACAGCGAATAAATGACCCCCAGACAGCGCACCATAATTCCGATATCCCGCTCACTAAAGAGGATATCCAGGGCATAGAAGTAATCCCGGGAGTCGGGTCTTCTATTTACGGCCCCGATGCAATTGGCGGTGCAATAAATATAAACATAAAAGAGCCAGAGGCTAACCATACGGTTTTAGAGTCTGCCATAGGTAATTATCAATCCGGCTACGGCCTTTTTAGCCTTTCCCGCAAGAATGATACTTCAGGGATAAGGTTTTCATTACAACGCGATGAATCTACGGGATTTTATACTGATACGGATAGTAAAGCCTTTACTACGTCTTTATCCGCTAAACACGGTTTTGATAGAGGTAAGTTTAATTTTTTTATGGGATACCAGGAGAAAGAGTTTGGCGCCTATGATTTTTATACGCCTTATAGCGGATATTTATCAAAAGAGTGGACAAAAACCTATTTATTAAATACAGGCTCGGACTTTGATATGGATGGATTAATAATAAGGCCTAATGTAATATGGCGCAGGCACTATGATAAATTTGAGCTTGATAAAACTCATACCCGGAGTAACTATCTCAACCATCACCGCACGGATATGTATACGCCTGGTATATATTTCCAGAAAGAAACCCGTAATTTAGGCAAGTTGGGAGCGGGATTTGAATACGGCCAGGAGATTATTAATTCAACAAATCTCGGTAAACACGACCGTCAGCATAAAAGCGTATTTTTTGATGACAGTGTCAATTTGTTTGAAAATGTTTTATTCGGCTTATCGGCAAGAATAGACGATTATGATAGTTTTGATGAAGTTGCAACCGGTTCAATATCTATGCGTTATATCCTTGATAAAATTAATTCTTTTTCGCTTGGATTATCGAAAAGCACACGCATACCTTCATTTACTGAACTTTATTATAGTGATCCTGTGACGCTTGGCAACCCTGGGCTTTCGGCTGAGGAATCACTTAATTATCAATTAGGATATGATTTTAACAACGGAGCTTACCAGGCCGGGATGCAGGTTTTTTTCAGGGAAGAAGAGGATTTTATAGACTGGGTTAAGCGTTCGCCTCTCCAAGCTAAGTGGCAGGTTGAAAATATCTCCAATGCGCAGGTTTCAGGATTAGAGAGTTATTTTAATTCCAGGTTAAATGATTTAGTCAAGATTGAGTCTAACTATGCTTATATCAATAAGCGCATACAGGATGATGGTCTCTTGTATAAATACGGGCCTAATTATATGCGGCATTTGGTAAATATCTATTCTATCTTCGGCTTTGATTTCGGCCAGCAGGTAATCGGTTTCACCTACAAGAAAAAACCGGGAAGGCGCGGCTGGCTTATAATGAATACAGCCTTTAGCTATGATATTAACAGAAATTGCAAGCTCTTCTTTAAAGTATCCAACTTACTCAATGTCGAATACCAGGAAATCGCAGGCATACCTCAACCCGGCAGGTCATTTGAGGCAGGGGTGAGATTTAAGTGGTAG
- the metW gene encoding methionine biosynthesis protein MetW — protein MQDSKLKSASLDHRVIFDIVKDSAKVLDLGCGDGELMYLLSRDKGASVQGIELDYEAIHKCVEKGLSVFHGDIDSGLHEYPNKSFDYVILDQSLQQVKKADYVIHEALRVGRQVIVGFPNFAFIKSRFMMFFCGKAPITKSLPYHWYDTPNLKFLSISDFKGYCREKKIKIVKAYYLGKKSLIRLWPNLFALNAIFVIENGSG, from the coding sequence ATGCAGGATAGTAAACTGAAATCAGCTTCTTTGGATCATAGGGTTATTTTTGACATAGTCAAGGACTCTGCGAAGGTCTTGGATTTAGGCTGCGGGGACGGAGAGTTAATGTATCTTTTATCCAGGGATAAAGGAGCTTCAGTCCAGGGCATCGAGCTTGATTATGAGGCAATCCATAAGTGCGTAGAGAAAGGCTTAAGCGTTTTTCACGGCGATATAGACAGCGGTCTTCATGAATATCCGAATAAATCATTTGATTATGTAATACTTGATCAAAGTTTACAGCAGGTTAAGAAAGCTGACTATGTCATCCATGAAGCATTGCGTGTAGGCAGGCAGGTAATAGTGGGTTTCCCCAATTTTGCATTCATAAAATCTAGGTTTATGATGTTTTTCTGCGGCAAGGCGCCGATAACCAAATCGCTTCCTTATCATTGGTATGATACCCCTAACCTTAAATTTTTGAGCATCTCAGATTTTAAAGGCTATTGCCGGGAAAAAAAGATAAAGATTGTTAAAGCGTATTATCTGGGTAAGAAAAGTTTAATCAGGTTATGGCCAAACCTTTTTGCGCTAAATGCAATTTTTGTCATTGAAAACGGCTCCGGATAA
- a CDS encoding biotin--[acetyl-CoA-carboxylase] ligase — MQDKIVNLLKRRSGYVSGEEIAHHLGISRQGLWKHIQDLRNSGYDIVAIPHLGYELVSLPDRLFASEITSGLNTKFIGRKIYYFDHLSSTMEVALQLGLKNAPEGTLVLAEGQSKGRGRLGRSWISPKFKGIYLSVILRPKISPNAIPVITLLSAVSICEAIHNITGLSCQIKWPNDVLIANKKVSGVLTELNAEADQTSFVIIGAGINVNNDKKDLIASATSLKEHKKSPIDRVKLLQEVLARLEHNYIIFQKGSSAPVLERWREFSSTLNRRIRINSYRLHIEGQAIDIDSDGALMIREDSGIIRKVTAGDITHCR, encoded by the coding sequence ATGCAGGATAAAATAGTCAATTTGCTAAAAAGAAGGTCTGGATATGTCTCGGGTGAAGAGATAGCCCATCATCTAGGAATAAGCCGCCAGGGCCTATGGAAACATATCCAGGATTTAAGAAACTCCGGATATGATATAGTCGCTATACCGCATTTAGGGTATGAATTAGTTTCTTTGCCCGACAGGCTGTTTGCCTCTGAAATAACCTCGGGACTTAACACTAAATTCATTGGCCGCAAGATATATTATTTTGATCATCTATCTTCCACTATGGAAGTAGCTCTCCAGCTTGGCCTGAAGAACGCTCCAGAGGGGACGCTTGTTTTGGCGGAAGGGCAGAGCAAGGGAAGAGGCAGGCTTGGCAGAAGCTGGATTTCTCCAAAATTCAAAGGCATATACCTCTCGGTTATTTTAAGGCCCAAGATTTCCCCCAATGCAATACCGGTGATAACCCTATTATCCGCAGTGAGTATTTGCGAAGCCATACATAATATTACCGGATTATCCTGCCAGATAAAGTGGCCTAATGATGTATTAATCGCAAACAAAAAAGTTTCCGGTGTATTAACAGAATTGAATGCTGAAGCAGACCAGACTTCTTTTGTAATTATCGGCGCAGGTATAAATGTAAACAATGATAAAAAAGACCTTATTGCTTCGGCTACTTCGTTAAAAGAGCATAAAAAAAGCCCGATTGACCGGGTCAAACTGCTTCAGGAGGTCCTCGCCAGGTTAGAGCATAATTACATAATTTTCCAGAAAGGCTCAAGCGCCCCGGTGCTGGAGCGCTGGCGTGAGTTCAGCTCTACATTGAACAGGAGGATAAGGATTAATTCTTACAGGCTGCATATAGAAGGCCAGGCAATTGATATTGACTCCGACGGCGCGCTTATGATAAGAGAGGATAGCGGTATCATAAGGAAAGTCACGGCAGGAGACATAACACATTGTAGATGA